The following proteins come from a genomic window of Microtus ochrogaster isolate Prairie Vole_2 chromosome 7, MicOch1.0, whole genome shotgun sequence:
- the Trim47 gene encoding E3 ubiquitin-protein ligase TRIM47, with amino-acid sequence MDGSGPFSCPICLEPLREPVTLPCGHNFCLACLVALWPHRSAGSTGGSGGPARCPLCQEPFPDGLQLRKNHTLSELLQLRQGSGPGPMSTPASGPARGATPEPSAPSAPPTAPEPSAPCAPEPWSAEEPVRCDACPEGAALPAEFSCLSCLASFCSAHLAPHQRSPALRGHRLVPPLRRLEESLCPRHLRPLEHYCRVERVCLCEACAAQEHRGHELVPLEQERALQEAEQSKVLSAVDDRMDELGASIAQTRRTVALIKSAALAERERVSQMFAEATATLQSFQTEVLGFIEEGEATMLGRSQGDLRRQEEQRSRLSRARHNLSQVPEADSVSFLQELLALRLALEEGCGPGPGPPRELNFTKSSQVVRTLRDILVSACASQWEQLRGLGSDEDELQKHGSEDVESQDPDSTSLAESEAPRDYFLKFAYIVDLDSDTADKFLQLFGTKGVKRVLCPINYPESPTRFTHCEQVLGEGALDRGTYYWEVEIIEGWVSVGVMAEGFSPQEPYDRGRLGRNALSCCLQWNGRGFSVWFCGLEAPLPHAFSPTVGVCLEYADHALAFYAVRDGKLSLLRRLKASRPRRSGALASPTDPFQSRLDSHFSGLFNHRLKPAFFLESVDAHLQIGPLKKSCISVLKRR; translated from the exons ATGGACGGCAGCGGGCCTTTCAGCTGCCCCATCTGCCTGGAACCACTCCGGGAGCCGGTGACACTGCCTTGCGGCCACAACTTCTGCCTCGCCTGCCTGGTTGCGCTCTGGCCGCACCGGAGTGCGGGCAGCACTGGTGGTTCCGGAGGTCCGGCCCGCTGCCCTCTGTGCCAGGAGCCTTTCCCCGACGGCCTGCAGCTCCGCAAGAACCACACGTTGTCTGAGCTGCTGCAGCTCCGCCAGGGCTCGGGCCCAGGACCCATGTCCACCCCAGCTTCAGGCCCCGCCCGGGGCGCGACGCCCGAGCCCTCCGCGCCCAGCGCACCCCCTACGGCTCCGGAGCCCTCGGCTCCCTGTGCGCCCGAGCCCTGGTCGGCCGAAGAGCCGGTGCGCTGCGACGCGTGCCCCGAGGGCGCTGCCCTGCCCGCCGAGTTCTCCTGCCTATCCTGCCTCGCCTCCTTTTGCTCTGCGCATCTGGCCCCGCACCAACGCAGCCCCGCGCTGCGCGGTCACCGCCTGGTGCCGCCGCTGCGCCGGCTGGAGGAGAGCCTGTGCCCTCGCCACCTGCGCCCGCTGGAGCACTACTGCCGCGTGGAGAGAGTGTGCCTGTGCGAGGCCTGTGCCGCTCAGGAGCACCGCGGCCACGAGCTGGTGCCGCTGGAGCAGGAGCGCGCTCTTCAGGAG GCTGAGCAGTCCAAAGTCCTGAGTGCTGTGGACGACCGCATGGATGAACTGGGCGCCAGCATTGCTCAGACCCGCCGAACCGTGGCCCTCATCAAG AGTGCTGCCTTGGCAGAACGGGAGAGGGTGAGCCAGATGTTTGCAGAGGCCACAGCCACCCTACAGAGTTTCCAGACCGAGGTGCTGGGGTTCATCGAGGAGGGAGAGGCGACGATGTTGGGCCGCTCCCAGGGTGACCTGCGGAGACAGGAGGAACAGCGCAGCCGCCTGAGCCGGGCGCGTCACAACCTCAGTCAGGTTCCAGAAGCTGACTCAGTCAGCTTTCTTCAG GAACTCCTGGCGCTGCGGCTGGCCCTGGAGGAGGGGTGCGGCCCTGGCCCTGGGCCCCCCAGGGAACTCAACTTCACCAAGTCCTCCCAAGTGGTCAGAACATTGAGAGACATCCTGGTCTCAGCCTGTGCCAGCCAGTGGGAACAGCTGCGGGGGCTGGGCAGCGATGAGGACGAGCTGCAGAAACATGGCTCAGAAG ATGTGGAATCCCAGGACCCTGACAGCACCAGCCTGGCGGAGAGTGAGGCTCCCAGGGACTATTTCCTCAAGT TCGCCTACATCGTGGACCTGGACAGCGACACGGCAGACAAGTTCCTGCAGCTGTTCGGAACCAAAGGTGTCAAGAGGGTATTATGTCCCATCAACTACCCGGAGTCGCCCACCCGCTTCACACATTGTGAGCAGGTGCTAGGAGAGGGGGCCCTGGACCGGGGCACCTACTACTGGGAGGTAGAGATCATCGAAGGATGGGTCAGTGTGGGCGTCATGGCTGAGGGCTTCTCTCCGCAAGAGCCCTATGACCGGGGCCGCCTGGGCCGAAACGCACTCTCCTGCTGTCTGCAGTGGAATGGGCGTGGCTTCTCGGTCTGGTTCTGCGGGCTGGAGGCCCCACTACCTCACGCTTTTTCACCTACGGTTGGGGTCTGCCTGGAGTACGCGGACCACGCCCTGGCCTTCTATGCCGTTCGGGACGGAAAACTGAGCCTTCTTCGGAGGCTTAAAGCCTCTAGGCCACGCCGCAGTGGTGCCCTGGCCTCCCCCACTGACCCTTTCCAGAGTCGCCTGGACAGCCACTTTTCAGGGCTCTTCAACCACAGGCTCAAGCCCGCCTTCTTCCTGGAGAGTGTGGACGCCCACCTGCAGATTGGGCCCCTCAAGAAATCATGCATATCCGTATTGAAGAGGAGGTGA